The following are from one region of the Magallana gigas chromosome 6, xbMagGiga1.1, whole genome shotgun sequence genome:
- the LOC105317803 gene encoding dicarboxylate carrier SLC25A8, whose protein sequence is MNERMTETSTRPPALRPEPALGVKVAKTDAPFWVKLVSAGTGACLADVVTFPLDTTKVRLQVQGNVGGAPSKYSGIFRTIFTIFSEEGVGGLYKGLIPGLQRQLAFSTIKLGCYDDVKDMYSSLIFSEDNRPTKTPVFVRVLAGSTTGILAVAVAHPTDVVKVRMQAQFGNNLGRYANSTDAYKNIFTKEGMKGLWRGCLPNMTRNGIVNIGEVVTYDIIKDHLIHSNIMSNGTPCHLVSAFAAGFCGTVLASPVDVVKTRFMNSMPSQYKGVLHCTTVLWRELGFAGFYKGFVPALLRIGTWNVLMFLSYEQMKIIMQPDSVHRFSPQENVERAAKHILFKEKHASVK, encoded by the exons ATGAATGAGCGGATGACGGAGACATCAACACGACCCCCGGCCCTGCGCCCCGAGCCGGCCCTTGGGGTCAAGGTGGCCAAAACTGACGCCCCCTTCTGGGTCAAGTTGGTCAGCGCCGGGACGGGGGCCTGCTTGGCCGATGTGGTCACGTTTCCTCTCGATACAACCAAAGTCCGACTACAG GTACAAGGAAATGTTGGCGGGGCTCCCAGCAAGTATTCCGGTATATTCCGGACCATTTTCACTATATTCAGCGAGGAGGGAGTCGGTGGGTTGTACAAAGGACTAATACCGGGCTTACAGAGGCAACTTGCATTTTCTACCATAAAACTGGGCTGTTATGATGATGTGAAGGATATGTATTCCAGTCTGATATTTAGTG AAGATAATAGGCCCACCAAGACGCCGGTATTTGTCCGGGTTTTGGCGGGAAGTACCACGGGGATATTGGCCGTGGCGGTCGCACACCCGACGGATGTCGTCAAGGTCCGCATGCAGGCTCAGTTCGGCAACAACCTTGGTCGCTATGCTAACTCTACAGAtgcttacaaaaatatattcaccAAGGAGGGAATGAAAGGACTTTGGCGAG GTTGTTTACCAAATATGACACGGAATGGAATCGTCAATATAGGGGAGGTGGTGACCTATGACATCATCAAAGATCATCTTATACACAGTAACATAATGTCCAATGGAACTCCCTGTCACCTGGTGTCGGCCTTCGCCGCCGGGTTTTGTGGCACAGTGTTGGCATCGCCTGTCGATGTGGTTAAAACACGTTTTATGAACTCTATGCCTTCCCAATACAAAGGCGTCTTACACTGCACTACGGTTCTATGGCGGGAGTTGGGGTTTGCAGGATTTTATAAAGG ATTTGTACCTGCACTTCTACGGATCGGAACATGGAATGTACTGATGTTCCTGAGTTAcgaacaaatgaaaattatcatGCAACCTGATTCGGTACACAGATTTTCCCCACAAGAGAATGTTGAAAGAGCAGCAAAACACATTCTATTCAAAGAAAAGCATGCATCTGTTAAATAG
- the LOC136276228 gene encoding calmodulin-like, producing the protein MAEHLTEEQLREMKLIFNMFDSNGNGVIDAGELERLLHAMNQNPTPEELEEFLVDLDPEGTGEISFEMFLEYAPSKFRSEDEEMSMVKEAFRVFDKDGSGYITIDEAKSILQRGENSISDEDLQEFFNQSDLDKDGQINYEEFALILNERFSAD; encoded by the exons ATG GCTGAGCATTTGACGGAAGAGCAACTTCGAG AAATGAAGTTGATTTTCAACATGTTTGACTCGAACGGTAATGGAGTGATCGACGCCGGAGAATTGGAGCGTCTCCTCCATGCTATGAACCAAAATCCAACACCAGAGGAGCTAGAGGAATTTCTCGTGGACCTGGACCCAGAGG GAACCGGTGAGATTTCGTTCGAGATGTTCCTGGAATATGCACCCTCTAAATTCCGGTCCGAGGATGAAGAAATGTCCATGGTGAAGGAGGCGTTCCGGGTGTTCGATAAGGACGGCAGTGGTTACATCACAATAGATGAGGCCAAGTCCATTTTACAGCGAGGAGAGAACAGCATCAGTGACGAGGACTTGCAGGAGTTCTTCAACCAATCTGATTTGGACAAAGACGGACAAATTAACTACGAAG AGTTTGCATTGATCCTGAATGAGCGATTCTCGGCGGATTGA
- the LOC105317801 gene encoding calmodulin-like, which produces MSKLPEEIKQEFREAFELFDKDGSGYINSRELLTVMRAFKQDPTKAEVQHLMQELDTNGNGKIEYEEFEKYMADHYKSAEEANSSMMEAFKLFDKDGSGKIDADELKEAMMRLGDKLSKEEAEDMIKTADLDKDGKIDYIEFIRMMQD; this is translated from the exons ATG agtaaGTTACCAGAGGAAATAAAACAAG AATTCCGAGAGGCGTTCGAGCTGTTTGACAAAGACGGTAGCGGCTATATCAACAGTCGGGAACTTCTGACGGTGATGCGGGCCTTCAAACAGGACCCAACCAAGGCCGAGGTGCAGCATCTAATGCAGGAACTGGACACCAATG gaaATGGCAAAATAGAATACgaagaatttgaaaaatacatggCCGATCACTATAAATCTGCAGAAGAAGCCAATAGTTCAATGATGGaggcttttaaattatttgacaaAGATGGTAGCGGTAAAATTGATGCTGATGAACTTAAAGAGGCAATGATGAGGTTAGGAGATAAACTGTCAAAAGAAGAGGCGGAGGATATGATCAAAACGGCCGATCTCGACAAAGACGGAAAGATTGACTATATAG aatttataaGAATGATGCAAGATTAA
- the LOC105317805 gene encoding dynein regulatory complex protein 8: MADESKENADSLIADIHKRITEAFEIFDNENNKTVDVREVGTIIRSLGCCPTEAELTDMLVEIEEEDEAGYIRFEKFLGLMTKVLMERRYKPSPEDVLLKAFLVLDQDGKGYLTQDELAKYMTEDGEPFQQEELEEMLSAAVDPEKGTILYKEYVSRMAVEEV; encoded by the exons ATGGCTGACGAATCGAAAGAAAATGCTG aTTCCCTTATTGCTGATATTCACAAGAGAATAACCGAggcatttgaaatatttgataatgaaaacaataaaacagttGATGTCAG GGAAGTTGGTACAATTATTCGTTCATTGGGATGTTGCCCCACAGAAGCTGAGCTCACAGATATGTTGGTAGAG ATAGAAGAGGAGGATGAAGCAGGATACATCAGATTTGAAAAATTTCTAGGATTGATGACAAAAGTTTTGATGGAAAGGAG ATATAAGCCATCACCAGAAGATGTTCTGCTGAAAGCCTTTTTAGTTTTAGATCAAGATGGAAAGGGATATCTAACACAGGATGAACTAGCTAAATACATGACAGAAGATG GTGAACCATTCCAACAAGAGGAACTAGAAGAAATGCTCTCAGCTGCTGTTGATCCAGAGAAAGGGACAATTTTATATAAAGAGTATGTGTCCAGGATGGCAGTCGAGGAAGTGTAA
- the LOC105317802 gene encoding uncharacterized protein, with product MGEITDSQREDIKSAFNLFDKDSSGFIDAAELKTVLQTLKQNPTDKDVEDMIAELDKNGNKKIEYDEFEKFMADKFKSPDEAEEEMRNAFKIFDKDGSGKIDAKELRHAMKSLGETMTDGEVDEMIKAADQDSDGKVDYSEFVKIMMK from the exons ATG GGTGAAATAACGGATTCACAGAGAGAAG ATATCAAGTCTGCCTTCAATTTGTTTGACAAAGACAGCAGTGGGTTCATTGACGCCGCCGAGCTGAAAACCGTCCTACAGACCCTGAAGCAGAACCCCACGGACAAGGATGTCGAGGATATGATAGCAGAACTGGACAAAAACG gtaacaaaaaaatagaatatgacGAATTCGAAAAATTCATGGCCGATAAATTCAAGAGTCCAGATGAAGCTGAAGAAGAAATGAGAAATGCGTTTAAAATCTTTGATAAGGACGGAAGTGGAAAAATTGATGCCAAAGAGCTGAGGCATGCGATGAAAAGTTTGGGGGAAACAATGACAGACGGGGAAGTGGACGAAATGATCAAGGCGGCGGATCAAGACTCTGACGGCAAAGTGGACTATTCCG aatttgtcaaaatcatgaTGAAGTAG
- the LOC105317804 gene encoding protein PAXX, whose translation MSSFKDSILEAKVGNLHRLIENGRQKFLIFTKMGKSFSLNATDGIDVWRLDMDEKELESLRELSETSSNEAFLLKIRKGFTDGDLSVALIGNRITLTIGKGPSALTFDLYECKAVEKRTELQDLLFRLASSSTKLEGELAAANKTIENLKSQTANASAGASAMDFGSKRESRAKPMPKKVGMSVINPGSKKRKAATGIEFD comes from the exons ATGTCGTCTTTTAAGGATAGTATTTTAGAAGCAAAAGTTGGTAATTTACACAGATTGATAGAAAATGGACGTCAAAAGTTTCTTATCTTTACCAAAATGGGAAAGAGTTTTTCCCTAAACGCCACGGATGGTATTGATGTTTGGCGACTGGATATGGACGAAAAAGAGTTAGAGTCGCTAAGAGAGTTGTCTGAAACGTCATCAAATGAGGCTTTTCTTCTTAAAATTAG GAAGGGATTTACAGATGGAGATCTTTCTGTGGCATTAATAGGAAATAGAATAACTTTAACGATTGGCAAAGGTCCAAGTGCATTGACCTTTGACTTATATGAGTGCAAAGCTGTTGAGAAGAGAACAGAACTGCAGGATTTATTGTTTCGATTGGCCTCATCATCTACAAAACTTGAAGGTGAACTTGCAGCAGCTAACAAAACAATAGAGAACTTGAAATCTCAGACAGCAAATGCTAGTGCTGGAGCTTCAGCCATGGATTTTGGTTCAAAACGGGAGTCTCGTGCAAAACCCATGCCAAAGAAAGTAGGCATGAGTGTGATCAATCCTGGCAGCAAAAAGAGGAAGGCTGCAACAGGAATCGAGTTTGACTGA